From one Deltaproteobacteria bacterium GWA2_45_12 genomic stretch:
- a CDS encoding acetate--CoA ligase, translating into MQNSSSILSLQHNGKTYPPSNSFAKQAHLRFLEQYQTLYDRSLKEPQNFWLEQAKTLTWSKFPTHALKYTWDSKKRIIQHSWFEDGELNIAVNCLDRHLKGPTKDKIAILWQGEKDEEIKKISYGELHKLVCQFANVLLQKGVQKGDRVCLYMPMIPEAAVAMLACARLGAIHSIVFGGFSAESLSHRIIDSQCKVLVTADVGFRAGKEIPLKNIADEALANCPSIEHVIVVKRGAGKITITPKRDAWWHDEMAKASPKHEAQPMKAEDPLFILYTSGSTGKPKGVLHTTAGYLLHVSLTHKYIFDCKPEDIYWCTADVGWVTGHSYIVYGPLANGATALMFEGVPTYPDAGRFWQVVEKHKVSIFYTAPTAIRSLMQAGEAWPKKYNLDSLRLLGSVGEPINPEAWNWYYQNIGKEKCPIVDTWWQTETGGILISPLPGAHTLKPGSASRPFFGVEPIVLKDDGTECATNEGGKLCIKKPWPGMMRTTWGDHDRFIDTYFTTFPNLYFTGDGCRIDKDGDYWLLGRIDDVVNVSGHRIGTAEVESALVSHTSVSEAAVVPMPHAIKGQGLYAFVTLKENISGNESLLKELAAHVREEIGPIAVPDKIQFAAALPKTRSGKIMRRILRKIAENDLDNLGDISTLADPSVVEKLIQKI; encoded by the coding sequence ATGCAAAATTCTTCTTCTATTTTGTCGCTTCAACACAATGGCAAAACGTATCCCCCATCCAATTCGTTTGCAAAACAAGCCCACCTTCGGTTTTTGGAACAATATCAAACGTTGTACGACCGTTCCCTCAAAGAACCCCAAAATTTCTGGCTTGAACAAGCTAAAACCCTTACGTGGTCTAAATTTCCAACACATGCTCTTAAATATACATGGGACTCAAAAAAGCGGATTATTCAACACAGTTGGTTTGAAGATGGAGAGCTTAATATTGCCGTCAATTGTCTGGACCGCCATCTGAAAGGACCCACAAAAGACAAAATCGCGATTCTTTGGCAGGGAGAAAAAGATGAGGAGATAAAAAAGATTTCTTATGGCGAATTGCATAAACTTGTCTGCCAATTTGCCAATGTCCTCCTCCAAAAAGGAGTCCAAAAAGGCGACCGCGTCTGCCTCTACATGCCCATGATTCCCGAAGCCGCTGTGGCCATGCTCGCCTGCGCGCGACTGGGTGCCATCCACTCCATTGTGTTTGGTGGATTTAGCGCGGAATCGCTTTCTCATCGGATTATCGACTCGCAATGCAAAGTTTTAGTCACGGCAGATGTTGGGTTTCGTGCAGGAAAAGAAATCCCACTTAAAAATATTGCGGATGAAGCGTTGGCGAACTGCCCTTCGATTGAACATGTCATCGTCGTCAAACGGGGTGCTGGAAAAATCACAATAACACCTAAGCGGGATGCATGGTGGCACGATGAAATGGCCAAAGCCTCTCCCAAGCATGAAGCCCAGCCGATGAAAGCGGAGGATCCGCTCTTCATCCTCTACACCTCAGGCTCCACGGGAAAACCCAAAGGGGTTTTGCATACGACCGCTGGATATTTGCTGCACGTTTCGCTCACTCACAAATATATTTTTGATTGCAAGCCGGAGGACATTTACTGGTGTACCGCCGATGTGGGCTGGGTGACGGGGCATTCCTATATTGTCTACGGCCCCTTGGCCAATGGGGCCACAGCCTTGATGTTTGAAGGCGTGCCAACCTATCCCGATGCCGGACGGTTTTGGCAGGTGGTTGAAAAACACAAGGTTTCGATCTTCTACACCGCCCCCACGGCCATTCGTTCGCTGATGCAGGCAGGAGAGGCATGGCCGAAAAAATATAATTTGGATTCGTTGCGTCTTCTCGGAAGTGTGGGCGAACCCATCAATCCCGAAGCTTGGAATTGGTATTACCAAAACATCGGAAAAGAAAAATGCCCCATTGTCGATACATGGTGGCAAACAGAAACGGGTGGTATCCTCATCTCCCCGCTTCCCGGCGCCCATACGTTGAAACCGGGAAGTGCCTCTCGGCCTTTTTTTGGAGTTGAACCAATTGTTCTTAAGGATGATGGAACTGAATGTGCCACAAATGAGGGCGGCAAGCTCTGCATCAAAAAACCCTGGCCGGGGATGATGCGCACCACCTGGGGCGATCACGATCGCTTCATCGATACTTATTTTACGACATTTCCAAATCTTTATTTCACAGGGGATGGTTGCCGCATCGACAAGGATGGCGATTACTGGCTCTTGGGCCGTATTGATGACGTGGTCAATGTCTCGGGGCACCGCATCGGAACCGCCGAAGTCGAAAGCGCGCTTGTCTCGCATACAAGCGTTTCGGAGGCCGCCGTCGTCCCCATGCCCCACGCAATCAAAGGCCAGGGGCTGTATGCCTTCGTGACGCTGAAAGAAAATATTTCAGGCAACGAATCCCTTTTAAAAGAATTAGCTGCGCACGTTCGCGAAGAAATCGGCCCCATCGCCGTGCCCGATAAAATCCAATTCGCCGCAGCCCTCCCCAAAACCCGGAGCGGCAAAATCATGCGCCGCATCCTCCGCAAAATCGCCGAAAATGATTTGGATAATTTGGGGGATATTTCCACGCTGGCGGATCCTTCGGTGGTGGAGAAGCTCATTCAAAAAATATAA